The Novipirellula caenicola genomic interval GCCGTAGTCGACGTTTTCGATGATCGTGTCGAATCGCCCTCCGGCAGGGACCGCCTTGGGGTAACGCACAAGAAACGGCATCCGTTGTGACGGATCGTACATCCATCGTTTGTCTTGGTAATCATGCTCGCCCAGCATGAAACCCTGGTCGCCGGTGTAGATGATCACCGTATTGTCGAGCTGCCCGCTGTCTTCGAGATGTTGGAACAGCCGGCCAAGGTTGTCGTCGATTCCTTTGACACAGCGCAGGTACTTTTTCAGATAAGCGTTGTAGGCAAATCGGGTGTTTTCTTCATCGCTGTAGTTTTTCGGGTCAAAGTTAGGCGGGAACTCATTGGGATACAATTTCGGCAAGTCGCCCAAATAGGACCGACGCGGATTGCGACCGCCGATGGACGTGCCGATATGAGGAATCAATTCATCGTCGGCACCACGCGTGGCCATCGAACCGAATCGTGGATCGCGTTTCCAAAGCGTCTCGGGTTCGGGGATGTTGACATCCGCCAGGTACGATTCGTAACGCGCTGCATTGTCAAAGTAATCATGCGGCGCCTTGTAATGGTGCATCAGAAAGAACGGCTTGTCTTTGTCTCGACCTTCTTTCAGCCAATCGAGTGTCAGATCGGTGATCGCGTCGGTCGAGTGCTTGCCGTCGAACTTGATTAGGTTCTTTCCCCACGGCTTGTCGCCACGGACCAGGAACTCGGGATTATGGTAGTGGCCCTGGCCGGGAAGCACACAATAGTAATCAAAGTCAGCGGGTTCATCGTGCAGATGCCACTTGCCGATCATCGCAGTTTGATAACCCGCTTTTTTCATCTCGATCGCCAGCATTTGTTTACCTGGCGGAATTCTGCCTCCCAAATCAAACGCACCGTTGGTGTGGTTGTATTGACCCGTCAGCACACAGGCTCGCGACGGCGAGCAGATCGAATTGGTGCAGAATGCGTTGGTGAATAGCGCCCCTTCGTTTGCCAAACGGTCGATGTTGGGAGTCGGCGCTACTTCCGCCAGCCGGCTGCCATAGGCCGAGATCGCGTGGGCCGCGTGGTCGTCGGACATGATGTACAGGATGTTCGGTCGGTCGGCGGCATCACAGGGCCGGGGGCTGGCCAGCCCAACGCTGACGAGTAAAAGGCAAAATAGTTTGGCGAGGTGGTTCATGTTGCGTTCTTTCGTCTGCTACGGATGTGGGGAGGGATAGGTGTAGTGGCCAGATTCCACTCGATGGAGACTGCTTTCTTGAAGCTCGCGTCGCTGGTTCTTGGCAGTGGAATTGGGCTCGCGAATGATTGTTTTGGATGGCGATGGAAATTTCCAGGGCATCATCCTAACTCGAAAGCCTCAGTGCGGCACCAAGGACCGGGGCGTTCAATGAAAAGGAAACGGGTTATTGGGCATCGTCGCGTCGGGGTGTTGTCGAGTTTTGTCGTCGATTCAATGGATTTGTTTGAAAATTTTTGACAACGATGTCCATCACCTTCGCACGATACTAAGCGATGTTCCCGGGGCAATGCTTAACGCCGTGAACGATTTTCTGGTAGCTACCTTCGCCAGAAGGTAGTGATTCGCATTTGCGCGGCAACCAACCACGCTCTGGCGAGCGTAGCTACGAAACGCAAATGCCGTAATTTGCAGCCTGAAAATCGTTCACGGCGTTGGGGGAATGCTACGGATGCAACGTCACCTGCAAAGGAATTTGGATATTGAAGGACTGGCGGACATGGTTCTCGTCATAGATGTCCGCGGCACACAACAGTGCCACCGGTTTTCCATTCTCCATGTACACCTGCGGTCGTTCGAGGTGATCGAACTGCTGGACTTCGCCATCTTCCCACTGGACCGTTCGCTGAGAAATCTCGTGGTATTTGCCTGGGTGCCAATCCAATCCGTCGACCGAATCGTAATGGACGAGCGAAAAGACTCGTTTGCGTCCTTCGTGTTTGATTCGCTTGACGATCGCTCGGTACTTCCCGTCTTGGAACCAGATATAAGGATCCTCAGCGGGAAAGTGCTCGCCTTCGAACACAAAGATCGGTTTGTCATGTTTGACAAATGGACCGGTGGGGCTGTCCGACGTGGCGACGCAGTGAACGACGGGGCCGCCGTTGGGCAGCGGGCGTTCCTGGCCAACCCCTTTGTAAACCATCAAAAAACCGCCATCAGGTCGCTGGCAAACCGAAGGGTTCGAGGTCACTAGCGAATCCATTGCCGATGCTTCAGGGCTGACATCGATCAACGGTTTGTCGCTGCGTGTCCACGGACCGTTTGGCGTGTCGGCGACCGCGACTCCGATGCGTTGGTTGTTTCGGTGTTGCCAATTCAGCAGATGTTTCCCTGGAACGCCAACGATCTCGCCATCGCCGGTGTTGCCCATGTGGTACAGATAATACTTGTCACCAAATTTATGCACGGTTGGATTGTGAGTACACCAGCCATCCCAATGTTGCTTGCCGCGACGTGGCAACGCGACATCCTTGAATTCGAACGGGCCGAAGGGACTGGAGGAAACCGCATGAGCGATTTCCGAATCGGTCACCCAAGCCCATCCCAGGTTGCGTGGCCATCGCGAATACAGCATGTGGTACAGTCCGTCCTCGCCCTTGACCAGCGATCCACCCCAAATGCTCATCGTGACACTGCGAAACGCGGACTTTCGCGAAACCTTGCCGAACTTGATTTCCATGTCCGGCGCCGATGGTTTGGGTTGCGATGTCAACTCGTTCACGCGAGGCACAATGGTTTTGGGAATGTCCAATTTTCCGTCGTGCGCTCCGGCGGCAAAGTTGCTGATCACAAACTCGTTTTCTTTGGACCAATCCGCTTCGACTCGACCATCGCCTAAGATGATGCGGCCAAGTTTGCTGCGGAACCACTCCGATAGCGGCAGATACGAATCGTCATTTGCGACATTGTTTCGCTCTTTTGGATCGAGGCGAAGATCGAACAGAGCCATTTCGACTTGCTCGCGCGGAGCCGTCAGCGCCCACTTAATATCTTGCCCAGGCGGTTGTCCCCATTTCTCGCCCGGCTTGCCATTCTTTTCACGGACTCGCATCGAAAATGCAAAGTCGTCCGCTCGCAAGTAGGCTCGCGGGCCAATCACATGATTCATCTCGCCAATCACATAATCGCGACGGACCGCACCGATGAGCGTCTCACCGAGGGGATGTCCATCGAAATGAGCGTAGTGATCGTCGGACAAATCCGCACCCGCCGCTTGCAAAAACGTCGGCGCGAAGTCGACGAATTCAATCGGTTCGTTACAAACCGTGCCCGCCGGATATTGTTGACCGGCCGACGACACGGCGATCACGGCACAGTGGTTGGACGTGTCGTACGGTGCAAACTTTGATTCGCCACCCTGTTCTCCCAAGTGCCAGCCATGATCACCGATCACATACAGAATCAAATAATCGCGATTCTGCTTCACGCTGAACTCTTTGAATTGTTCGACCGCTTTGCCGATCAAGGAATCACCCATCGCACAAAACGCATAGTAGTCGCGAATCGCCTGCTGCTTGTCTTCGGCGGACAGGTCGGCGAAGTTGGTTTTTTCGAACCACAACACCAATTGCGGCGGCAGTTTTTCGAGCTCGTCTTTGCTGAATTCAGGGACCTTGTAGGTCTTGCCGGCAAACCGATCACGGAACTCCTTGGACGGCAGCACGGGGGTATGAGGGAAGTGGAATCCAAGGTTCACAAACAGCGGTTGGTCCGTCGGCGGCCCTTCGATTTTGCGATCCCAAGGTGTCTTGTAGGACGCACCTGGATGTCGAATAAAATCCACGAAGGACGCCAAAATCTCGCCGTCTTGCGTCTTTTCCGTCGGTTGCGGACTGACGCCACCGATCACCAGATCGTTGTGGTCGCCAAACGAGAACAATAAATCGAGCTCACGTCGCACCCGAGTTTTCTGTTTGATCGCGGTTTCGCTTAGTGGCCCTTCGGCCGGCGTGAAAATCCGCATCGGTCCGTCTGGCATCGACCAAAAATCTTCCATCCCGGTTGATTTGCCTTTGCCCCAAGTCTTCTGATGAAACCAATCCGTGCGATCGTTTTTGTAGAGTTCCTTTTGATCAACGCTGACTTCGTAAATCGGCGTCTTCTGCAGTTTGCGTGCATCCCACTTGAAACTCGCAATCCCGCTTTTGCCAAAATGGGCCGTTCGATAACCATTCTTAACCATCAATTGGGGAAAGAACGGCTGGGCGAAATCAGTCGATTGGTGTCCCGATTCAAAACCGTATTGTCCGCTGTGGTGTGGGTACATTCCAAAATGCATCGACGTACGACTCGGTGCGCAGCCGGGCGAGTTGCAATACACTCGGGTAAACAACACCCCTTGTCGGGCCAGTGCATCCGCATTGGGCGACGAGACATACCCGAGTTCGCTGTCGTCCCGTCCTGCGGTCACGCGGTTATACGCCGCAATAGAATCGGCGCGATGGTCGTCGGTCAGGATCCAGAGGATATTGGGTTGTTTCGCCGCCGATTCCTCGGCCGTCACCGCCGGCAATCCGCACGCCATACAGGCACATAGCAGTAGTAGCAATCGCATGGATCACGATCCCTTTTAGGTCAAGCACATTGATAATGATGTCTCTACAGCGACTTTACTGATATCGCGTTGCGTTGGTTTGTCGCCAAATAAGAACGGTACCAAACTTTCGCCGTTGATCTCGTAGTTGGATGGCAGATCAACGCCGGTCAGTTCGGCGATCGTGGGTGAAAAGTCGGACATGTTTACCAGCACCTCGGCTACTTCTTTTTGTTCTTCTTGGCGGCTTTGTCTTTTTTCTTCTGCGTGAAAGGAATCACGGGGCGTGCGACCTTCTCGGACGGGCCGCGGAATACATACGGAGCCCACAAATCGCGTGCCTTTTGCCACTCTTCCAACGTGCGGGTGGGATACCAGCCCGGCGATCCGTATTTGCTGAAGTCGTAATTCTCAGCGTTCTTCTCGACCCATTCGCCCACCGTCGGCGTGGGGCATGTATCCGGGAAAACGCCGACGGCACGAAATTCCTCCGACACGCCTTGGTCTTTGATCACGTGGGTTCGCCAATGCTCCAGCTCGGCGAGCAATTCGGCTTTCACATCGGCGTACTGCGGATCATCCGCGACGTTGTGCGCTTCGTGTGGATCTTTTTTCAGGTCAAACAGTTCGATCTCAGGCTTGCTCGCCGCCATAAACGCCGCTTGTTCCGGCGTCAGCTTTCCTTCCAAATTCAGGACGTTCATTTCCGCGAGCGCAGGATATGCACCTTCTTTGTAATGACTGAATTGGCAATACGCTCGTTCGGGCATCTGATTCAGAATCAACTTGTGATCCTTCGATCGAATCGATCGCATCGCGTCATGTGCGTCGTCCATCTTGTCGCGTGCTGCGAAAACGTACTTGCGGTCCTGGACCTCCTTACTGAATAGACTTTTGCCATGCAGTGGAACCGGGGCCTCGATGCCAGCCGCTTCGAGGATTGTCGCGCAGATGTCGATCGACATCACCAGATCCTCGTTGACTTGCCCTGGTTTGACTTTTCCCGGCCAACGCATGATCATCGGAATGCGAGTTCCTTCGTCATAAAGAAACTGCTTGCCACGGATGTGGCAGCGGCCGTGGTCGCCAATGAAAAAGACAATGGTGTTTTCCGCCAACCCTTCGTCAGCGAGCCGTTTCAACAGTTCCCCCACTTCACGGTCGACAATCTGCATTTGTTCCAAACCGGTGGCCCAATCGCGGCGGATGAATGGGGTGTCCGGGTAATACGGCGGCAGCTCAACATCCTTGGGGTCAATCGGACGCAGCGGATCGCGATTCCAAGCTCGGTGCGTTCCCCCAAACGTGATGCGAGCAAAGAAAGGTTGATTCGGTTCACGCTCGTTCCAGTCCTCGCCCATGAACAATTCATTCTTCTTGTCCGGCAAGAAATTGCAGTCGGTTTTCCAGCTCATTAGCGCAGTGAAGTAGCCTGCATCGGCCAGCAGATGAGGGATTGGGCGAATCCCATACGGCAACGGTTTCTTGTCATTGGTGCGGTGTTGGTGAGCACCGATGTAATTTTGGTGGAACCCCGTCATCATCGCAGAACGCGAAGTCGAGCAAACCGGCGACGTCGTGAAAGCCCATTGGTAGCGAATCCCTTCGGAAGCCAATTGGTCCACGTGCGGTGTTTGGATTCCCTTGGTGCCGTAACACGACAAGTCGGGGCTCCAGTCTTCGATCGTGATCCACAGGATGTTGGGACGGTCCGGCGTCGCCGTCGCTTCGTCTGCCGCCGAGGTGACGGTTCCCAGCGAAAGCAGAAAGACAGCACTCAGTAGCAGCAAATCGATGGAACGTTGGGGGGCGGTGTTTTTCATCGTGCAGGGGATTTTCAAAAGTGGACTTGGAAGAGGAACCGCTGTGGGGAGTTTCGGACTATTGGCTAACGCTGAAGACTTTCAAATTGTCAAAATCAATGGTTGATCCGTTGACGGTCATGCCGATCTTTGTTTTGGTCGGGTGATCGATCCCGGGCGAACGAAGCTCGACAATCTTCTTGCCATCGAGCGAAGCCTCTAGAGAATCGCCCTTGATGCGAACGCCCAATCGGTACCACTGGCCAGGTTTCAGATTAACAGCAGCGGCGTTGGTCTTTTCGGCGAGCAGTGTGTCCAGCGACTTCTGTTGCTCGGGGGGCAGGTTTTTGGATTGGCGTTGTTTTCGGACCTCCAAATTCATGTTGCCCGTTTTGTCGTCCGTGACCGAGATCTTTTTGGGGGAAATCGAAACGCGACAGATATGTCCGGCGTGAACCGATTTTTCATTTTGATCGTCGAGCACAAAGTTGAATCGCGTGCCGCCGCTGAAACGAAAATCGAATTGCAGGTCGATGTCGTCAAACTTGATGTTTTTGCGAATCACCGCTCCGTGATCTGACTTGGTTTGCTTGCCGACCAACACGCCATCGACGATGTTCCATGCATCCTCGGTTCCTCGTGCCGAGGTGTAACCTTCACCGACGCTCTGACGATTGTCGAAGTCGTCCTCAAACACCGTCGCTCGGTCCTCGGCGGCGTGAAGACTCGATACCGTGGCGGTCAAAATCAGGACGCTCCATGCGGCTGCAACGGTGCAAGACGGAACAACACCGGGTCGTGCGAAGGATTTGATCATGTCAATTTCTTTTTCAGCAGGCGTGAAGGGAATTGGGAGTGATTGGATGAGTGGGACGTGAGTACACTCGGCGTGTCACTCGATCTGCAATAACATCGGATGGGTGCAAATTTGCACGATCAAATCGGCAAACCGGCCACCGGATTGCTTGTTCTGTTTGACGATTTCTTCGATGGCAACCCGTTCCGCGATCGTGGTCGGGTGACCGACCGCATGCGATAGTAGTTTCGCGGTGATCACCTGGGTGAATCGATCCGATTGTTGCATCAAAATCGAACGCATTTCGACCACTCCGTCAAATGTTTCGCCGCTCGGTGTCTTGCCTGCGGCGTCGACTGGTTTGCCTTTGCCGTTGATCCCGTATTGCTCTCGCCAAGCTCCGACGGCGTCAAAGTTTTCGAGTCCGAATCCCCATGGGTCGATCCGGCGATGGCATTCG includes:
- a CDS encoding sulfatase — translated: MNHLAKLFCLLLVSVGLASPRPCDAADRPNILYIMSDDHAAHAISAYGSRLAEVAPTPNIDRLANEGALFTNAFCTNSICSPSRACVLTGQYNHTNGAFDLGGRIPPGKQMLAIEMKKAGYQTAMIGKWHLHDEPADFDYYCVLPGQGHYHNPEFLVRGDKPWGKNLIKFDGKHSTDAITDLTLDWLKEGRDKDKPFFLMHHYKAPHDYFDNAARYESYLADVNIPEPETLWKRDPRFGSMATRGADDELIPHIGTSIGGRNPRRSYLGDLPKLYPNEFPPNFDPKNYSDEENTRFAYNAYLKKYLRCVKGIDDNLGRLFQHLEDSGQLDNTVIIYTGDQGFMLGEHDYQDKRWMYDPSQRMPFLVRYPKAVPAGGRFDTIIENVDYGPTMLDFAGANIPDSVQGRSFKSLLETGKEADDWKQEAYYRYWMHMAHHDNPAHFGIRTKTHKLIYYYGCNYDGGYQTPPGWELYDMVNDPQETVNLYSNPEHADLVAELKSRLAETRKRVGDDGTHFPECEAVVQEFWDYDQSDRAKAREISHQYLQRRQQELKEGKVNIRTWVGDN
- a CDS encoding sulfatase-like hydrolase/transferase; protein product: MRLLLLLCACMACGLPAVTAEESAAKQPNILWILTDDHRADSIAAYNRVTAGRDDSELGYVSSPNADALARQGVLFTRVYCNSPGCAPSRTSMHFGMYPHHSGQYGFESGHQSTDFAQPFFPQLMVKNGYRTAHFGKSGIASFKWDARKLQKTPIYEVSVDQKELYKNDRTDWFHQKTWGKGKSTGMEDFWSMPDGPMRIFTPAEGPLSETAIKQKTRVRRELDLLFSFGDHNDLVIGGVSPQPTEKTQDGEILASFVDFIRHPGASYKTPWDRKIEGPPTDQPLFVNLGFHFPHTPVLPSKEFRDRFAGKTYKVPEFSKDELEKLPPQLVLWFEKTNFADLSAEDKQQAIRDYYAFCAMGDSLIGKAVEQFKEFSVKQNRDYLILYVIGDHGWHLGEQGGESKFAPYDTSNHCAVIAVSSAGQQYPAGTVCNEPIEFVDFAPTFLQAAGADLSDDHYAHFDGHPLGETLIGAVRRDYVIGEMNHVIGPRAYLRADDFAFSMRVREKNGKPGEKWGQPPGQDIKWALTAPREQVEMALFDLRLDPKERNNVANDDSYLPLSEWFRSKLGRIILGDGRVEADWSKENEFVISNFAAGAHDGKLDIPKTIVPRVNELTSQPKPSAPDMEIKFGKVSRKSAFRSVTMSIWGGSLVKGEDGLYHMLYSRWPRNLGWAWVTDSEIAHAVSSSPFGPFEFKDVALPRRGKQHWDGWCTHNPTVHKFGDKYYLYHMGNTGDGEIVGVPGKHLLNWQHRNNQRIGVAVADTPNGPWTRSDKPLIDVSPEASAMDSLVTSNPSVCQRPDGGFLMVYKGVGQERPLPNGGPVVHCVATSDSPTGPFVKHDKPIFVFEGEHFPAEDPYIWFQDGKYRAIVKRIKHEGRKRVFSLVHYDSVDGLDWHPGKYHEISQRTVQWEDGEVQQFDHLERPQVYMENGKPVALLCAADIYDENHVRQSFNIQIPLQVTLHP
- a CDS encoding sulfatase, with translation MKNTAPQRSIDLLLLSAVFLLSLGTVTSAADEATATPDRPNILWITIEDWSPDLSCYGTKGIQTPHVDQLASEGIRYQWAFTTSPVCSTSRSAMMTGFHQNYIGAHQHRTNDKKPLPYGIRPIPHLLADAGYFTALMSWKTDCNFLPDKKNELFMGEDWNEREPNQPFFARITFGGTHRAWNRDPLRPIDPKDVELPPYYPDTPFIRRDWATGLEQMQIVDREVGELLKRLADEGLAENTIVFFIGDHGRCHIRGKQFLYDEGTRIPMIMRWPGKVKPGQVNEDLVMSIDICATILEAAGIEAPVPLHGKSLFSKEVQDRKYVFAARDKMDDAHDAMRSIRSKDHKLILNQMPERAYCQFSHYKEGAYPALAEMNVLNLEGKLTPEQAAFMAASKPEIELFDLKKDPHEAHNVADDPQYADVKAELLAELEHWRTHVIKDQGVSEEFRAVGVFPDTCPTPTVGEWVEKNAENYDFSKYGSPGWYPTRTLEEWQKARDLWAPYVFRGPSEKVARPVIPFTQKKKDKAAKKNKKK
- a CDS encoding family 16 glycoside hydrolase; translation: MIKSFARPGVVPSCTVAAAWSVLILTATVSSLHAAEDRATVFEDDFDNRQSVGEGYTSARGTEDAWNIVDGVLVGKQTKSDHGAVIRKNIKFDDIDLQFDFRFSGGTRFNFVLDDQNEKSVHAGHICRVSISPKKISVTDDKTGNMNLEVRKQRQSKNLPPEQQKSLDTLLAEKTNAAAVNLKPGQWYRLGVRIKGDSLEASLDGKKIVELRSPGIDHPTKTKIGMTVNGSTIDFDNLKVFSVSQ